A single genomic interval of Psychroserpens sp. NJDZ02 harbors:
- a CDS encoding SMI1/KNR4 family protein produces MNTIAETYISGLKKAYYNAKAKDIWDHFENIKHGASQEDLDQLKADCSSIPKALIDLLQYVDGTYWRTYGDEDIAFTLLGSDLSKCRYYLLSSQQILKNQGDAPYNFQDYLYGEYDVVDIDEKILKHAKDLNWLHFSDCTNNGGTSQLYIDYSPSEKGKIGQVVRFLHDPNEFEVIADSFDDYLQMLIDYEFNFIREDNLD; encoded by the coding sequence ATGAATACGATAGCAGAGACATACATTTCAGGACTTAAAAAAGCCTATTACAATGCTAAAGCCAAAGACATCTGGGATCATTTTGAAAACATAAAACACGGTGCATCTCAAGAAGATTTAGATCAACTTAAAGCCGATTGTTCTTCTATTCCTAAGGCATTAATTGATTTATTACAGTATGTAGATGGCACGTATTGGAGAACTTATGGCGACGAAGATATTGCTTTCACCTTATTGGGTTCTGATTTATCTAAATGTCGATATTACTTATTATCGTCTCAGCAAATTTTAAAAAATCAAGGTGATGCACCATATAATTTTCAAGATTATTTATATGGAGAATATGATGTAGTAGACATAGATGAAAAAATATTAAAACATGCAAAGGACCTTAATTGGCTTCATTTTTCAGATTGTACAAATAACGGCGGAACGTCTCAACTTTACATAGATTATAGTCCTTCTGAAAAAGGAAAAATAGGTCAAGTAGTGAGATTTCTTCATGACCCAAATGAGTTTGAAGTCATTGCAGATAGTTTTGACGACTATTTGCAAATGTTAATAGATTACGAATTCAATTTTATACGTGAAGATAATTTAGATTAG
- a CDS encoding DUF1444 family protein: protein MIKKSISFSNFVSNNKTHNIMSDTVSGNEKSQEAIEKIIEQTKNSDQKIYPILKPGDWVGLKAGALSATLIPAENGAEVVIAYGMDTPDNFVFLTKKHLETMDPKQITQQAFQNLENCETGLELVASLDNKAVGANGNDFSSETILSKTHMQKAHAMLDAEELLVSIPRRTCMTIISREADEETMNKFVYLHNYTWEDDSFGNAPITNSLFIVKDGNIVGHIPL from the coding sequence ATGATTAAAAAAAGTATAAGCTTCTCTAATTTTGTATCAAATAATAAAACACACAACATTATGAGCGATACAGTGTCAGGAAACGAAAAATCTCAAGAAGCAATAGAGAAAATCATAGAACAAACAAAAAATAGTGATCAAAAAATATATCCTATTTTAAAACCAGGCGATTGGGTTGGATTAAAAGCAGGAGCTTTAAGTGCTACTTTAATACCTGCAGAAAATGGAGCGGAAGTAGTCATTGCATATGGTATGGATACACCAGACAACTTTGTGTTTTTAACTAAAAAACATCTAGAAACTATGGATCCTAAACAAATTACACAACAAGCCTTTCAAAATTTAGAAAACTGCGAAACAGGATTAGAACTTGTTGCATCCTTAGATAATAAGGCAGTTGGTGCTAACGGGAATGACTTTTCAAGCGAAACAATTCTTTCTAAAACACATATGCAAAAAGCACATGCCATGTTAGACGCTGAAGAATTGCTCGTATCTATCCCAAGAAGAACCTGCATGACCATTATTTCAAGAGAAGCAGATGAAGAAACAATGAATAAATTTGTTTACTTACACAACTATACTTGGGAGGATGACAGCTTTGGTAATGCACCTATTACCAATTCTCTTTTTATAGTAAAAGATGGTAATATCGTAGGACATATCCCATTATAA
- a CDS encoding DUF4132 domain-containing protein, with amino-acid sequence MIPVEDAKKYIEKHKKPEVDRFEFRQFSEPYRVLGKILGRIDKDKRVYYNSNDFITVFDDAITVNPWRTQEGMRLGMQLYGIIQTPYLADMWDFMDTLPYQRNYNRKAFRSVKTKDTLRNKLQFLTSFLQLSRTGYGGLTLHEHFQFSTYFQGSNSYFLATLLHNGNGVFDELLDDIIQNEDEIGGISADIIKALLLSEDEKHWKMVGKLLLAAQRQEGLRQTILESLDVSNLGALKYMITIVLENDLARFTSVNRAVCTWFGLKWETPKKAVINRVLELAQSLILNSEDVDTLLKSKDNLEVLVALWSIAIIDVDKANAKALDIVYTSEDRNKKILALYFIHTTDKTNQSLVEYFKKELGKDYALDHWMAVNLPLTTLDNDTFIKLFEVAKTAEDKGKTFESKIFSWWSFTPSSYYFYQFLINGANEEQLELIANDLDLLPTEFRESYIRKVFPKDYSYSFYNYEQDAKKKDRLNYDENSWKRALARKAIYNRNELLMATGLNLFSRMHLYDKDLEIAEDLLRRKHKSLRTSLIKLLVELPADRLRTSATNLVTAKSIDQRIAGLELLTLLHDGNKQSNFVEDQIRLYNERPKITKNEQVYLDKFTDNADEFDFSNGFGAIDYDNLTPLYIPESRFEKKTSFFDKLGITTSESSGFKFKDFIDANKIIKEVNKLIDSVTKNGNHEYQTQLYKGEIATTYIDKGIRDIKNLEKDATPEELLHNLPLAKVWITWYEQSKLNDFEMYAAIRYIINHESPFGAYKDFESFARQYYPDLSGLKLDKENRYNSKSDAYNKILIRLFNVYAEKRVIANFKLDMMEDMIANFPKKLKSIKFQTSNYRYNKKTFNWTNVILPLTPSLSIDNLELLTEAQLQKYWGTYMYLIAQDIVYPNTTDDVKVITKQFRRPGIVPFPSIAVTLRLYKKGLLNDDDLRFQALHSRELMVLMDGGYNSRINYKWLEKDSVPKHVFSALKTNLLETELERGDLETTATGYMNGIHCVEGVDYVFRILERLGKDNFERGYSYYGDSKKTIFSGLLKKSRLKDTESYADFAARADASKVTKKRLIELACYATQWTGIIGEYLGLEKLEDAVWWFQAHASDYMNSEKETIISRYSNIPKSDFALGAIDVDWFNKVYKTIGKTNWKLLHDAAKYITDGNGHRQVKLYSSVMLGEVKITETLKKIKDKRDKDYVRALGLIPLSKTIPEKDLLKRYNLLQDFLKESKQFGAQRQESEATAVEIGLDNLSRTAGYQDRVRFSWAMEAKATQTIMKNAVITIEETVIELVINDLGKTEFKVTKAGKSLKNIPAKLNKDKQVIALKENKTYLSRQYSRTRLSLENAMVNEDEFTAQEIHNMMQHPIVKVMLSKLVMFVPEKEISGFYNEGILTDATGKKHQLAEDDVLLIAHASHLYKAVEWDMYQKYLFAERLVQPFKQVFRELYLITDDEREHSTRSERYQGHQIQPKKTVALLRGRGWTVSMEEGLQKVYHKRGFIATMYAMADWYSPSEAEAPTLEDVCFHSVDTYQRIPLTEIPSVVFSEIMRDVDLVVSVAHVGGVDPEASHSTMQMRAALAEESARLFKLKNITVKERFVFIKGTFGEYSIHLGSGQVSKNGLALSIIPVHSQHRGRMFLPFVDDDPKSAEIISKMKLLSEDNKIQDPTILAQINS; translated from the coding sequence ATGATTCCAGTAGAAGACGCTAAAAAATATATAGAAAAACATAAAAAACCAGAAGTAGATCGGTTTGAATTTCGTCAATTCTCTGAACCCTATCGCGTTTTAGGTAAAATTTTAGGTCGTATAGATAAAGATAAAAGGGTCTATTATAATAGTAATGATTTTATCACCGTATTTGATGATGCTATTACCGTAAACCCTTGGAGAACTCAAGAAGGTATGCGTTTAGGAATGCAACTATATGGTATCATTCAAACACCATATTTAGCAGACATGTGGGACTTTATGGATACGCTTCCTTATCAAAGAAATTATAACAGAAAAGCCTTTAGATCTGTAAAGACAAAAGATACATTACGCAATAAATTACAATTTCTTACTAGCTTTTTACAATTAAGCAGAACTGGCTATGGCGGCTTAACACTACACGAACACTTTCAATTCAGCACCTATTTCCAAGGTTCCAATAGTTATTTCTTAGCCACATTACTACATAATGGGAATGGTGTTTTTGATGAATTATTAGACGATATTATTCAAAATGAAGATGAAATTGGAGGTATTAGCGCAGATATTATAAAAGCGTTATTACTTTCTGAAGATGAAAAACATTGGAAAATGGTGGGTAAATTATTGCTCGCTGCCCAACGTCAAGAAGGTTTAAGACAAACTATTTTAGAATCTCTAGACGTTTCTAATCTTGGCGCTTTAAAATATATGATTACTATCGTTTTAGAAAATGACTTAGCTCGTTTTACAAGTGTAAACAGGGCTGTTTGTACTTGGTTTGGATTAAAGTGGGAAACGCCTAAAAAAGCAGTAATTAATCGAGTGTTAGAGCTAGCACAATCTTTAATTCTAAATTCGGAAGACGTTGACACCCTACTTAAAAGTAAAGATAATTTAGAAGTTTTAGTGGCTTTATGGTCTATTGCTATTATAGATGTGGACAAAGCCAATGCAAAAGCTTTGGACATTGTTTATACTTCAGAAGATCGAAATAAAAAGATTCTAGCTTTATATTTTATTCATACAACTGATAAAACCAACCAATCTTTAGTCGAATATTTCAAAAAAGAACTTGGTAAAGATTACGCTTTAGACCATTGGATGGCGGTAAATTTACCTCTAACAACTTTAGACAATGACACCTTCATAAAATTATTTGAAGTTGCAAAAACAGCAGAAGACAAAGGTAAAACTTTCGAGAGTAAAATATTTTCATGGTGGAGCTTTACGCCTTCATCTTATTATTTCTATCAGTTTTTAATTAATGGCGCCAATGAAGAACAATTAGAACTAATCGCGAATGATTTAGACCTACTTCCTACAGAGTTTAGAGAAAGCTACATCCGTAAAGTATTCCCCAAAGATTATAGCTATTCCTTTTATAATTACGAACAGGATGCAAAGAAAAAGGACCGTTTAAATTACGATGAAAATTCTTGGAAAAGAGCTTTAGCAAGAAAAGCCATTTACAACCGAAATGAGTTATTAATGGCCACAGGACTTAACTTGTTTAGTAGAATGCATTTGTATGATAAAGATTTAGAGATTGCTGAAGATTTATTAAGACGAAAACATAAAAGCTTACGGACCTCATTAATTAAATTATTAGTAGAATTACCAGCCGACCGATTAAGAACGAGTGCTACAAATTTAGTAACGGCAAAAAGTATTGATCAGCGTATAGCAGGTTTAGAACTATTAACCCTATTACACGACGGAAATAAACAATCTAATTTTGTAGAAGACCAAATCCGTTTGTATAACGAACGTCCTAAAATAACCAAAAACGAACAAGTCTATTTAGATAAGTTTACGGACAATGCGGATGAATTTGATTTTAGTAATGGTTTCGGAGCTATTGATTACGATAATTTAACACCGCTATATATCCCAGAATCACGTTTTGAGAAAAAGACGAGTTTCTTTGATAAATTAGGAATCACCACTTCAGAATCATCAGGATTTAAATTCAAAGATTTTATAGATGCAAATAAAATTATAAAGGAAGTCAATAAATTAATTGATAGTGTTACTAAAAATGGAAATCACGAATATCAAACACAACTATATAAAGGAGAAATAGCAACCACTTATATAGACAAAGGCATTCGAGATATAAAAAATTTAGAAAAAGATGCAACACCAGAAGAACTGTTACATAACCTCCCGTTAGCTAAAGTGTGGATTACTTGGTACGAGCAAAGTAAGCTTAACGATTTTGAAATGTATGCTGCCATTCGTTACATTATTAATCATGAGAGTCCATTTGGAGCTTATAAAGATTTTGAATCTTTTGCTAGACAGTATTATCCAGATTTGAGTGGTTTAAAATTAGATAAGGAAAATCGTTACAATTCAAAATCTGATGCCTATAATAAAATTTTAATTCGTCTATTTAATGTCTATGCAGAAAAAAGAGTTATAGCTAATTTTAAGTTAGATATGATGGAAGATATGATCGCTAATTTTCCTAAAAAACTCAAATCTATAAAGTTTCAAACCTCTAATTATCGCTATAATAAAAAAACGTTTAACTGGACAAATGTTATTTTACCACTTACACCAAGTTTAAGTATTGATAATTTAGAGTTGCTCACAGAAGCGCAACTTCAAAAATATTGGGGTACTTATATGTATTTAATAGCTCAAGATATAGTCTATCCCAATACGACGGACGATGTAAAAGTAATTACTAAACAATTTCGTAGACCAGGTATTGTACCGTTCCCAAGTATCGCTGTTACTTTAAGACTTTACAAAAAAGGCTTACTAAACGATGACGATTTACGCTTTCAAGCCTTACATTCTCGAGAATTAATGGTTCTTATGGATGGTGGTTATAATTCTAGAATAAATTATAAATGGTTAGAAAAAGACAGCGTACCTAAACATGTTTTTTCAGCCTTAAAAACCAACTTATTAGAAACAGAATTAGAACGAGGCGATTTAGAAACCACTGCCACAGGATACATGAACGGTATTCACTGTGTGGAAGGTGTAGATTATGTCTTTAGAATTTTAGAACGCTTAGGAAAAGATAATTTTGAACGTGGTTATAGTTATTACGGTGATAGTAAAAAAACAATTTTTAGTGGCCTTCTAAAAAAATCTCGTTTAAAAGACACAGAAAGTTATGCCGATTTCGCAGCGCGTGCAGATGCTTCTAAAGTAACTAAAAAACGATTAATAGAATTAGCCTGTTATGCAACACAATGGACTGGTATAATTGGTGAATATTTAGGCTTAGAAAAACTTGAAGATGCCGTTTGGTGGTTTCAGGCACACGCTTCAGATTATATGAATTCTGAGAAAGAAACCATTATTTCGCGTTATTCTAACATTCCAAAAAGTGATTTTGCACTTGGAGCGATAGACGTCGATTGGTTTAATAAAGTGTACAAAACTATTGGAAAAACCAATTGGAAATTACTACACGATGCAGCCAAATACATTACAGACGGAAATGGACACAGACAAGTAAAACTCTATTCTAGTGTGATGCTTGGTGAAGTAAAAATCACCGAAACGCTAAAGAAAATTAAAGACAAACGTGATAAAGATTACGTGCGTGCGTTAGGTTTAATTCCGTTAAGTAAAACCATACCAGAAAAAGATTTATTAAAGCGTTACAATCTCTTGCAAGATTTCTTAAAAGAAAGCAAACAATTTGGAGCGCAACGTCAAGAAAGTGAAGCCACAGCTGTAGAAATTGGTTTAGATAATTTATCTAGAACGGCGGGTTACCAAGATCGCGTACGTTTTAGTTGGGCTATGGAAGCAAAAGCCACACAAACCATCATGAAAAATGCCGTAATTACTATAGAAGAAACGGTGATAGAATTAGTGATTAACGACCTTGGTAAAACAGAATTTAAAGTCACCAAAGCCGGGAAATCATTAAAAAATATTCCTGCTAAATTAAATAAAGACAAACAAGTTATTGCCTTAAAGGAAAACAAAACCTACTTGTCTAGACAATACAGTAGAACGCGTTTATCGTTAGAAAACGCGATGGTAAATGAAGATGAATTTACAGCACAAGAAATTCATAATATGATGCAACATCCTATCGTTAAAGTGATGTTGAGTAAATTAGTAATGTTTGTTCCAGAGAAAGAAATTTCAGGATTTTATAACGAAGGTATTTTAACAGATGCCACAGGAAAAAAACACCAATTAGCAGAAGACGATGTATTACTTATTGCCCACGCTTCACATTTATACAAAGCTGTAGAGTGGGATATGTATCAGAAATACTTATTTGCAGAACGTTTAGTACAACCATTTAAGCAAGTCTTTAGAGAGCTGTATTTAATTACCGATGACGAACGCGAACACAGCACACGTTCCGAACGTTACCAAGGCCACCAGATTCAGCCTAAAAAAACTGTAGCACTTTTACGAGGTCGCGGTTGGACGGTAAGTATGGAAGAAGGTTTGCAAAAAGTATATCATAAACGCGGTTTTATAGCAACCATGTACGCTATGGCAGATTGGTATTCGCCGTCTGAAGCCGAAGCGCCAACATTAGAAGATGTCTGTTTTCATTCTGTAGATACGTATCAAAGAATTCCGCTTACCGAGATTCCGTCGGTCGTTTTTAGCGAAATTATGCGAGACGTAGATCTTGTAGTAAGTGTTGCTCACGTTGGTGGCGTAGATCCAGAAGCGAGTCATAGTACCATGCAAATGCGTGCTGCCTTGGCCGAAGAATCTGCACGGTTATTCAAACTTAAAAACATTACCGTTAAAGAGCGTTTTGTGTTTATAAAAGGAACCTTTGGTGAGTATAGCATTCATTTAGGAAGTGGTCAAGTCAGTAAAAACGGACTCGCCTTATCTATAATTCCGGTGCATAGTCAGCATCGTGGACGTATGTTTTTACCATTTGTAGACGACGATCCAAAATCGGCAGAAATTATTTCTAAAATGAAATTACTTTCAGAAGACAACAAAATTCAAGATCCAACAATTTTAGCACAGATCAATAGCTAA
- a CDS encoding alpha-ketoglutarate-dependent dioxygenase AlkB — MSNQPFYKTTLPLESTLFKDLSEEITFETLGKGRAGNTITKSINDGIPIVRTTTQFTIPAHYFTVNHLDILNYLDHILTAEKQPKTAFNCGLIEMYDENYTKMGYHSDQNLDLEPDTYIGLFSCYKHPEKLTDTITRILRIKDKSTEEEFDIGLTHNSLVLFSVETNAKYSHKIILEHPDRNALKLADNKWLGITFRTSKTLVNFNNDIPYFEDGTLMELANEAQEKEFYKLRGEENRSLNFTYPPLKYTLSKADLMLPLKAEQ, encoded by the coding sequence ATGAGTAATCAGCCATTTTATAAAACAACACTTCCTTTAGAAAGTACGCTTTTTAAAGATTTATCCGAAGAAATTACTTTTGAAACTCTTGGCAAAGGTCGTGCTGGTAATACTATTACGAAGTCTATTAATGATGGTATTCCGATTGTAAGAACAACAACACAGTTTACTATTCCTGCGCATTATTTTACTGTAAATCATCTTGATATTTTAAATTATCTTGATCATATTTTAACAGCGGAAAAGCAACCAAAAACAGCTTTTAACTGTGGACTTATTGAAATGTATGACGAGAATTATACAAAAATGGGCTATCATTCAGATCAAAATTTAGATCTAGAGCCAGATACTTATATTGGTTTGTTTTCGTGTTATAAACACCCAGAAAAGTTAACAGATACAATCACTCGTATTCTTAGAATTAAAGATAAATCTACCGAAGAAGAGTTTGATATTGGCCTAACTCATAATTCTTTAGTTTTATTTTCTGTTGAAACTAATGCTAAATATTCACATAAAATAATTCTAGAACATCCTGATAGAAACGCCTTAAAATTAGCTGATAATAAATGGTTGGGCATCACATTTAGAACGTCTAAAACTTTAGTGAACTTCAATAATGATATTCCTTATTTTGAAGATGGAACATTAATGGAATTAGCCAATGAAGCACAAGAAAAAGAATTTTACAAATTGAGAGGTGAAGAAAATAGAAGTTTAAATTTCACTTATCCGCCTTTAAAATATACACTTAGTAAAGCTGATTTAATGTTGCCTTTAAAGGCAGAACAGTAA
- a CDS encoding SIMPL domain-containing protein: MKQNTNAIIFAIAIVTSSIFLGKAYTDRNKKEGEVQVTGLGKTDFSSDLIVWEGSFSAENADLKQAYLTLEEKKSTINSYLSKKGIKPEELIYSAVKTNEKSKQLYTLTGEYAGQEFVGFELTQSVQIESKEVDKIEKVSREITELLNQGVQFYSQAPRYYYTKLADLKIEMISKATEDARLRAENIAKFSGGNLSDLESAKMGIFQITGQNSGEDYSWGGTFNTSSREKTASITMKLIYKVN, from the coding sequence ATGAAACAAAACACAAACGCAATCATTTTTGCAATAGCCATAGTTACATCCTCAATTTTCTTAGGAAAGGCATACACAGATAGAAATAAAAAAGAAGGAGAAGTTCAAGTTACCGGATTAGGTAAAACAGATTTTTCTTCAGATTTAATTGTTTGGGAAGGGAGTTTTAGTGCGGAAAATGCCGATTTAAAACAAGCTTACTTAACCTTAGAAGAAAAAAAATCCACCATAAATAGCTACTTATCTAAAAAAGGAATTAAGCCGGAAGAATTAATTTACAGCGCTGTTAAAACAAATGAAAAGTCAAAACAATTATACACGCTTACTGGAGAATATGCTGGTCAAGAATTTGTTGGTTTTGAACTGACCCAATCTGTACAAATAGAATCTAAAGAGGTCGATAAAATAGAAAAAGTCTCAAGAGAAATCACCGAATTATTAAATCAAGGTGTTCAATTTTACTCTCAAGCTCCAAGATATTATTACACAAAACTTGCCGATCTTAAAATAGAAATGATTTCTAAAGCCACAGAAGATGCTAGATTACGTGCCGAAAATATTGCTAAATTTTCTGGAGGAAATTTAAGTGATTTAGAATCTGCTAAAATGGGAATTTTTCAAATTACTGGTCAAAACTCTGGTGAAGATTATTCTTGGGGCGGAACGTTTAATACAAGTTCTAGAGAAAAAACGGCTTCTATTACAATGAAATTAATTTATAAAGTAAACTAA
- a CDS encoding lysozyme inhibitor LprI family protein gives MNRIVIILFLTFNLTCFSQSQSEMNKEANNDYKKADIELNNVYQNILTAYKSDTLFIDRLKKTQRIWVSYRDAELEMKFPAENKQIVYGSVYPMCVSFFLKELTEERIKKLNVWINGIEEGNVCSGSVKTM, from the coding sequence ATGAACCGCATAGTAATCATATTATTTCTGACCTTTAATTTAACTTGTTTTTCACAGTCACAATCTGAAATGAACAAAGAAGCAAACAATGACTATAAAAAAGCAGACATTGAACTAAATAACGTTTATCAAAACATATTGACTGCATATAAATCTGACACGCTTTTTATTGATCGATTAAAAAAAACACAAAGAATTTGGGTGTCTTATAGAGATGCGGAATTAGAGATGAAGTTTCCAGCGGAAAATAAACAAATCGTTTATGGAAGTGTTTACCCAATGTGTGTGTCCTTCTTTTTGAAAGAATTGACTGAAGAGCGGATCAAAAAATTAAATGTCTGGATAAATGGCATCGAAGAAGGAAACGTGTGTTCTGGTTCAGTAAAAACAATGTAA
- a CDS encoding suppressor of fused domain protein yields MDKETYKNKFTEDDAVGWKSIDEALEKIYGDSEPKHYGPLCGIHYSAGGEDPIDGASIYNSKAQESHKHVVSYGMSELYYNEDKAGGEFSKWGLEFTFRLKTSVNNKDEPTWIIQVMNNLARYMYKSGNWFEENHFIPANGPIKLNTDTKLVGFVFAVDPELGKVQTPHGEVTFLQLVGITADELKRLKDAPSTTEVEKLINELKKENPLLITDLDRE; encoded by the coding sequence ATGGATAAAGAGACTTACAAAAATAAATTTACAGAAGATGATGCTGTTGGATGGAAATCAATAGATGAAGCCTTAGAGAAAATTTATGGAGATTCTGAGCCTAAACATTATGGTCCTTTATGTGGTATTCATTATAGTGCAGGAGGAGAAGATCCAATAGATGGTGCTAGTATTTATAACTCTAAGGCACAAGAGTCTCATAAACATGTGGTTAGTTATGGAATGTCAGAGTTGTATTATAATGAAGATAAAGCAGGTGGCGAATTTAGTAAATGGGGTTTAGAATTTACTTTCAGGCTTAAAACAAGTGTAAACAATAAAGACGAACCGACATGGATTATTCAGGTCATGAATAATTTAGCGCGGTATATGTATAAAAGTGGAAATTGGTTTGAAGAGAATCATTTTATTCCAGCAAACGGACCTATTAAATTAAATACTGATACTAAACTTGTCGGTTTTGTTTTTGCAGTTGATCCAGAGTTAGGAAAAGTACAAACACCACATGGGGAAGTTACGTTTTTACAATTGGTAGGTATTACAGCAGATGAACTAAAAAGATTAAAGGATGCCCCAAGTACAACGGAAGTTGAAAAGTTAATTAATGAGTTGAAAAAAGAAAACCCGTTATTAATAACAGATTTAGATAGAGAATAA
- a CDS encoding endonuclease V, which translates to MKLAFDTYYYYDGKAKTIAVSFNDWEDDEPIQIYTDIIEGVAEYEPGSFYKRELPCILSLLKQVNLEEIDLIIVDGYVILEEKHLGLGGYLYKALGHKIPVVGIAKSEFVSKTSVFKEVFRGESKKPLYVTAIGTDKDEVCNAIERMHGKYRMPTLLQIVDTKTKENTKN; encoded by the coding sequence ATGAAACTTGCTTTTGATACTTATTATTATTACGACGGAAAAGCTAAAACCATTGCGGTAAGCTTTAATGATTGGGAAGATGACGAACCAATACAAATTTACACAGATATTATAGAAGGTGTTGCCGAATATGAACCTGGTTCTTTTTACAAAAGAGAATTGCCATGTATTTTAAGTCTACTTAAACAAGTGAATCTAGAAGAAATAGACTTAATTATCGTTGATGGTTACGTTATTTTAGAAGAAAAACACTTAGGCTTAGGTGGTTATCTATACAAAGCTTTAGGCCATAAAATTCCGGTTGTTGGTATTGCTAAATCTGAGTTTGTGTCTAAAACTTCTGTATTTAAAGAGGTCTTTCGAGGTGAAAGCAAAAAACCATTGTATGTAACGGCTATTGGTACGGATAAGGATGAGGTTTGTAATGCCATAGAACGTATGCACGGTAAATACCGAATGCCAACATTACTGCAAATTGTAGATACTAAGACCAAAGAAAATACTAAGAATTAA